A window of the Cheilinus undulatus linkage group 21, ASM1832078v1, whole genome shotgun sequence genome harbors these coding sequences:
- the slc17a7a gene encoding solute carrier family 17 member 7a, translated as MEIRPDRFKASAAKTLGKINRLIEKRQPNGETIELSAEGRPELVEEKELPVVDCTCFGLPRRYIIAILSGLGFCISFGIRCNLGVAIVSMVNDHTVYKGNKEVLVAAQFTWDPETVGMIHGSFFWGYIVTQIPGGFICQKFAANRVFGFAIVATSTLNMLIPSAARCHYSCVILVRICQGLVEGVSYPACHGIWAKWAPPLERSRLATTAFCGSYAGAVVAMPLAGILVQYSGWPSVFYVYGSFGIFWYLFWILVSYESPAAHPTITPEERKYIEDAIGESAAFLNPLQKFKTPWRHFFTSMPVYAIIVANFCRSWTFYLLLISQPAYFEEVFGFEISKVGIVSALPHLVMTIIVPIGGQLADYLRTHNLMTTTNVRKLMNCGGFGMEATLLLVVGYSHSKGMAISFLVLAVGFSGFAISGFNVNHLDIAPRYASILMGISNGVGTLSGMVCPLIVGAMTKHKTREEWQGVFLIASLVHYGGVIFYGLFASGEKQAWADIEDTSEEKCGIIGEDELANETEEMYRGGGQYGAMSQPVVGSNGGGGGAGAGWVSDWDKSEEYVQPPGHNSYMYGGEEERELT; from the exons GCTGATCGAAAAGCGACAGCCCAATGGAGAAACCATCGAGTTATCAGCAGAGGGCCGTCCTGAGCTTGTGGAGGAGAAGGAGCTGCCAGTCGTGGACTGTACCTGCTTCGGCCTGCCGAGGCGGTACATCATCGCCATCCTGTCTGGCCTCGGCTTCTGCATCTCTTTTGGCATCAGATGCAACCTGGGCGTGGCCATTGTGAGCATGGTCAACGACCACACGGTCTACAAAGGCAACAAGGAGGTGCTGGTG GCAGCACAGTTCACCTGGGACCCTGAGACGGTGGGGATGATCCACGGCTCCTTCTTCTGGGGTTACATCGTCACACAGATCCCTGGTGGATTTATATGTCAAAAATTTGCAGCCAACAG agtgTTTGGCTTTGCCATAGTGGCCACATCCACCCTCAACATGCTGATTCCATCTGCTGCTCGCTGCCATTACAGCTGCGTCATTCTGGTCAGGATATGCCAGGGCCTTGTTGAG GGTGTATCGTACCCGGCCTGCCACGGGATCTGGGCCAAATGGGCTCCACCTCTGGAGAGAAGTCGATTAGCCACAACAGCCTTTTGTG GATCCTATGCGGGGGCAGTGGTGGCCATGCCTCTAGCTGGAATTCTGGTGCAATACAGCGGGTGGCCTTCAGTATTTTATGTCTATG GCAGTTTTGGGATATTCTGGTACTTGTTTTGGATCCTGGTGTCTTATGAGAGCCCTGCAGCCCATCCCACAATCACACCAGAGGAGAGGAAGTACATTGAGGATGCTATTGGAGAGTCTGCGGCATTTCTTAACCCTCTCCAG AAATTTAAAACTCCATGGAGACACTTCTTCACCTCCATGCCGGTCTACGCCATCATTGTGGCCAACTTCTGCAGGAGCTGGACCTTCTACCTGCTCCTCATCAGCCAGCCAGCGTACTTCGAGGAAGTCTTTGGATTTGAGATCAGCAAG GTGGGGATCGTGTCGGCTCTGCCTCACCTGGTGATGACGATCATCGTGCCTATCGGAGGTCAGCTGGCCGACTACCTGAGGACTCACAACCTGATGACCACCACCAACGTCAGGAAGCTCATGAACTGTGGAG GTTTTGGGATGGAGGCCACGCTCCTGCTGGTGGTGGGATACTCTCACTCTAAAGGGATGGCCATTTCCTTCCTAGTCCTCGCCGTGGGTTTCAGTGGGTTTGCTATCTCAG GGTTTAACGTCAATCACTTGGATATCGCCCCTCGATACGCCAGCATCCTGATGGGAATCTCAAACGGAGTGGGAACTTTATCTGGAATGGTTTGTCCGCTCATCGTGGGAGCTATGACCAAACACAAg ACACGTGAGGAGTGGCAGGGCGTCTTCCTGATAGCGTCTCTGGTTCATTATGGAGGAGTGATTTTCTACG GCCTCTTTGCATCAGGAGAGAAGCAGGCGTGGGCCGACATAGAGGACACCAGCGAAGAGAAGTGCGGCATCATCGGTGAGGATGAACTGGCTAATGAGACGGAGGAGATGTACCGTGGAGGCGGGCAGTACGGAGCCATGAGCCAACCAGTAGTTGGATCAAACGGCGGCGGAGGCGGGGCCGGCGCCGGGTGGGTGTCGGACTGGGATAAATCTGAGGAGTATGTTCAGCCTCCTGGACACAACTCATACATGTacggaggagaagaggagagggagctgACATAG
- the zgc:55558 gene encoding zgc:55558: MTEYKLVVVGAGGVGKSALTIQLIQNHFVDEYDPTIEDSYRKQVVIDGETCLLDILDTAGQEEYSAMRDQYMRTGEGFLCVFAINNTKSFEDVHLYREQINRVKDSDSVPMVLVGNKSDLSTRTVETRQAQELARSYGVPFVETSAKTRQGVEEAFYSLVREIRRYKETNRSNKKSKKNTQRRCIIL; this comes from the exons ATGACCGAGTACAAGCTGGTGGTGGTCGGGGCTGGAGGCGTGGGGAAGAGCGCTCTGACCATCCAGCTCATCCAGAACCACTTTGTGGACGAATACGATCCAACCATCGAG GACTCGTACAGAAAACAGGTGGTGATCGATGGGGAGACGTGTCTGCTCGACATCCTGGACACTGCAGGTCAGGAGGAGTACAGCGCCATGAGGGACCAGTACATGAGGACGGGGGAGGGCTTTCTCTGTGTGTTCGCCATCAATAACACCAAGTCCTTCGAGGACGTTCACCTGTACAG AGAGCAGATCAACAGGGTGAAGGACAGCGACAGCGTTCCCATGGTGCTGGTGGGGAATAAGAGTGACCTCAGTACCCGCACAGTGGAGACGCGGCAGGCGCAGGAGCTGGCACGAAGCTACGGGGTACCGTTTGTCGAGACGTCTGCCAAAACCAGACAG GGTGTGGAGGAGGCTTTCTATTCGCTTGTGCGTGAGATTAGAAGATACAAGGAGACCAACCGCAGCAACAAGAAGAGCAAGAAGAACACTCAGAGACGTTGCATAATACTATAG